Genomic DNA from Cucumis melo cultivar AY chromosome 10, USDA_Cmelo_AY_1.0, whole genome shotgun sequence:
aattgttgctatataatttattgaaagcaattaacaacaacccgagacttacgtggaaacccgagaaccgggagaaaaaccacgatactttagtttttattatttttcttatgaacaaaaacaataggtacaaagggtgtataaatagagtacaataggaataagaaaggaaaagatttaggaaatatttaggaaataaaatcttatattttattttttccaaaagtatattttattctttccaaaagtactaattctaacactccccctcaagttgggaggtaaatatcaatgagtcccaacttgctaacgcaaaggtcgaagtgtggtcggagaagccccttggtaagaacatcagcaatctgttggcttgaaggaatgtacggaatgcatatgcttccactgtcaagtctttctttgatgaaatgccgatcaatctcaacatgtttagttctatcatgttgcactgggttgttagcaatactaatagcggctttattatcacaaaaaagcttcaatggtgtctcacattcctgatgaagatctgacaagactttctggagccaaatttcctcacatattcccagactcatagctctgtattcagcctcagcactgctcctggccacaacactttgcttcttactcctccaagttacaagattgccccaaacaaaggtacaataaccggatgtagactttctatcaataacagatcctgcccaatctgagtcagtatatgcctcaatggtctttctatttgtttttctaaacatcaaccctttaccaggtgtatttttcaagtatctcaggattctgttaacagcttccatatgtttctcatagggagcctgcataaactggctgacaacactcacagcaaaggaaatatccggacgagtatgggataagtaaattaatttacctacaaggcgctgatattgttctttatcaactggaacttgatcatcagagtttcctagtttacagttgaattcaataggagtatcagcaggacgacatcccaacatacctgtctcggttagcaaatcaagggtgtattttctctgagacacggaaataccttcttttgatctagccacctccattccaaggaaatatttcagatttcccaagtctttgatttcaaattcatcacccattctttgctttagttgactgatttctgtttgatcatctccagtcaaaacaatgtcatccacataaacaattagaatagctatctttcctgttttggaagcctttgtaaataaagtatggtcagagtgcccttgactgtacccttgggacttgacaaaggtagtgaatctgtcaaaccatgctctcggagactgtttcagaccatatagagatttttggagtttacacacctcctgaccaaattgggcttcaaatcctggtggggggctcatgtagacttcctccacaaggtctccattcaaaaaagcattcttaacatccagctggtatagaggccaatctttgttcacagcaacagatagcaggactctaacagtattcaatttagcaactggagaaaaagtttccgaatagtcaataccataggtttgagtgaacccctttgcaactaaccttgccttgtgtctatcaagcgtaccatctgctttgtatttgagagagaatacccatttgcatcctacagttttatgtcccttgggtagagcacagatctcccaagttctattcttttcgagagccttcatctcttccataacagcattcttccattcaggacactctagagcagtgtagatatttttcggtattatggtagagtcaaggtttgctgtaaacgctctaaactgtggagagagattatcataggaaacatagttgcaaatgggatgtttagtgcatgatctggtaccttttctcaatgcaattggaatgtcaagagagggatcatactcatcaagttttcttgtatgaccctgttcagcttcatcgttactggtttctattctaacctcagtctcatcatcacggttcttttcttccatattttcaagaacagcaacatcagacttgtcattctcactcattgtattattagtacaaggttttgtagggttttccataccttggtctcgaggaggttcgaaattttggactggagccggcggttgactagtaggggacccaacttcctttctgagattcctcctgtaatatgttttccacggaacttggtttgtgggtaagattatgggatgaggatcaatgtcagacacggtaataagagtaggttcaacaaattcaaaggtgttgttagactcttcactcacattctccccctgaagatggctaacaggaaagtagggtcggttttcacagaaagtaacgtccatagtgacaaaatatttcctagacggcgggtgaaaacatttataaccgtgttggtgaaggggatacccaacaaacacacaggcctgagcccgaggggtaaatttggtctgattagggccgaaattatggacataggcggtgcacccaaacacacgaagaggaacctcagaaacaagacgagtagaggggtaagactccttaagacaatctaagggagtctgaaggtggaggatacgagaaggcattctattgattaagtgagcagctgtaagaatagcatctccccacaggtatgatggaagggaagtggaaagcataagtgagcgggctacttccacaaggtgtcggttttttcgttcggccactccattttgttgaggagtgtaggcacatgaggtttggtgaacaatccccttggaggctagaaattcactaaggttatggttttggaattcccgaccattatcacttcgaagaattgcaatttttgtatgaaattgtgttttgatagtatgatagaagttttggaaaatggatggaacctcggatttatctgagataaggtagacccaggtgagacgggtatggtcatcaatgaaagttacaaaccaccgctttcccgaggaggtggtgaccttggaaggaccccaaacgtcactatggatgaggttaaacggttgtgtaggtttatatggttgtgagggaaaagagactcgatgttgttttgcccggatacacacatcacaagatagagaagagacatcaactttagaaaaaaggtggggaaataaatgttgcatatatgtaaagtttgggtggcccagtcgaaaatgccacaacatacagtcttgttcagaagtgctaaagtaggatgacagtaaactaaccctagacaaactactacatgaggtatcatcatcaaggatgtaaagtcccctgctatgccgggcagtgccaatcgtcctccccgagctcatgtcctgaaaataaaccgattcaggtaagaagatagctttacaatgcaactcacgagtgatcttgcttatagataacaaattgtaagacagtttagggacatgcaaaacattttggagagcaaaaccgtcaaagggaactatttgtcctttgccagcgatcggagctagagagccatcggctattcggattttttcattaccggcacacggggcatatgagataaagtgttctgaagaacctgtcaagtgatctgtagcccccgagtctaagatccagggattcttcccatcaacgctaataagcccaagggactgaggcatacctgactgagcaatggcacccagagtcggagtcttggtctggctcacagtaggatcagttgattgagaagtgctagcaggtgtagtctcactaatgtaggcacgtcctgagttctgtttctcgttggaggaccgtttcttacctcctgggggacgaccgtggagtttccaacactgatccttggtgtgccattgtttcttccagtgctcacacacaggaattgacttcccattattcttgtcactgtcatgatttgaggaccgagcgctaaaggctgcggagtcaatggtaggggtagtcaatacacccatggcattagtgcgatcctcttccaggcggacttcaaaacaaacttccattagcgagggaagaggtctttgtccgagtatgcgaccacaaacattatcaaatttgggattaagtcctgcaaggaagtcataaacacggtcagcctcttcaagtttagcatattgtgtactgtcatttggtgtgtcccaaactgtctctctgcacaaatccatctcttgccagaggagagagagcttgttaaaataggtagttacgtccagggtcccttgtttgcaattatggacctgttttcgcagtgtatataaccgagaggcattctgtcgtttcgagtaaagggtctgagttgtatcccacaaatcttttgctgtggctgcatatagtaaaggcttgccgatctgtggttccatactattaatcagcatggaccgaataagtgagtcctctcctttccagagtcgttccaaggcgtctcctggtggaggacgtacagtctctccagttaagaatccgaactggtatcgaccttcgaggaacatctttattgattgggaccaagaaaaataattttgaccatttaatttttcgcctgaaaaattccctgtagacgaacccaaagagccagttatataatttgactgtgaattagggaacgaagttaccgggttcttggaatacatcggcaactcggttggtttggaatgcgttgaagattcgcccgcttcaatgtccgatctgttttggggttgatcaattccgttaccagaaaacagCGGTTGCTGTAAAGGGTCAACGTACAGCTGCTGCTTACTGTACTGATTTGACAAATTTACGGTTGAGGGATGCTGTCCGGAGCTCGTAGACGGCGCATGAGGATGCGGATGGCCGGAAGGGTTTGACGGCTGGACATCCGACGGCGCGTAGAAGGGAACGGGATGGGCGGTGACGTGAAACGGcggcggcgcgtgggcccacgcgccggacacgagcggcgcgtgaatcaacttctggtcagacggcggcgcgtacggctgcggaaccactcccgttgggtagatcggcggtttctgtaggttctggagcagtttctccacggcggcggcgacggcggcgtccacggcggcggcggcggcgacgggttcagtttcgatctgggtttctcctaggttattttctagggtttcgttattgctttgctctgataccatattgaaagcaattaacaacaacccgagacttacgtggaaacccgagaaccgggagaaaaaccacgatactttagtttttattatttttcttatgaacaaaaacaataggtacaaagggagtataaatagagtacaataggaataagaaaggaaaagatttaggaaatatttaggaaataaaatcttatattttattttttccaaaagtatattttattctttccaaaagtactaattctaacatAATTAATTGCTATCTCTAAAATTTGTATCTATTATAATTACTCTTATtgttatttcatttttattattctttgtTCTTTAAGAAACTGAAGTTTGATCTagagaaatgaaagaaagaatatAACTGCATTACAAATCATTTTTCTCCCAAACATACGGAATCAGGATTACCTCTTCAAGAATAGCAGTCATAGCCATTCTAAAGCAAAGAAACACCAAAGATCTTAAACCAACAAAGCCAGAGGGACTCGATAAACTAACATCGCCACAAAGTTGTGCAGCCTATGCATGACATGTGTGAATGGAGGTAGATTTAGAAGCATCAAATTTCAGTTGTCCTTGTGTACCTAACCGAATGTTGGTTCATagttttttctaattcaaatgATTCCAAAAAGTGATTCGTTGAAGGTATAGACTGTGACTGTGAGCTTTCAGACAAATCCATGTATTGAATCATTGGATAATACGACATGGCATGAAAGGTCACTTTTCAATAATTTGTTGATCCCTCTCTTCCCCTCCCTCGGTTGCACATTTTCTTGCTTAAGATTAATGCAGATTCATGGGTTATGATTAAAATTACcattttgttattgttgttcATCTGACTTCATACATAGAATAGTTACATAATGAGCCCCTCAAGTGTGTTATGCTGTATCCACTCATCCCTTGCTATTTAGTAGACATCAATTCTGATATGTAAATGACATGGCAATAAGAAGATTGAATTTACCTGAAGATTGAATTACTTGAAACCAAACACAAGAGATTGATAAAAAGATGCTTTGCATCACAGAAATTCACCGATATGAGACATTTCACATGCAAGTTACCACATCTACCTGCTCTGCCACGAGGAAGAATTTAACCTCCCATTTAATCCCATGCCAGCTGAAAGATGATGAGAGCATTTGCAGTGCTTGTCAAGCTCCTGATCTCCTCGGGATGGGGGTGAGAATTTCAATTTGTTTGAATAAATTTGTGGAACCGTGTAAGTATTATtgcatcatatatatatttgtgtctCTGTGGTTGTTTCATCTATTGTTGTGATTTTGGTCTGTACTTGTACTGCATGGCCCAAAATAGGTAGTGCACAAAGTTTAATCCACTGAGCACACACATCAACCAGTAGAATCTCTCAAGGTGATAATGGTTTATGTTTCTTCCGGATAGCCATGGTTGGTGGTCAGAGTTATCTGTGACATTGTTGACTATTGATACGATAACTGAACTGAGGTAGTAACCCATAGCCAGAGAAGCCCAGGAGAGAGATGTAGCCAAGGATCTCATGCTTGCAGGTGCTTCTGTGAAGAAAAATTCTAATGATCCAGCCAAGGAGAAAAGATCTGCTGATCCGAGAAACAAGTACTGGATGGCAATCCAAAGGAATGTGATGGGCAACGGTTGAGCGGAGTCGAGTAGACCGTTTTCAGTGGCTACTCTCTTACGCTTAGTCTCCACAGCTGCTGCAACTGCCATGGCTCCAATAGAGAAAAGTAACCCAACTCCTATCCTCTGAAGATGAGTGATTCCTGTTTCGGTTTTAGTTATTCTTCGAGAAAATGGGATGATTAAGTGATCGTATATCGGGGCGAGGAACATGATGAAGAGTATAGGGAAGATGGGGAGAGATGCAGGTGGAACTTTAAAGGAACCTATTTTGGTGTCCATTGTTGATGCTTGTTCAACCGAAAATGTGGAGAGCTGGGCTACACAACAGTTGAGGATGATGGTACAAGCAAATATTGGTAGAATTCTCAGAACAATCTTGACCTCTTCAACTTCTTTAACTGTACATTCTAATGCTGAATGGAATGGCTTGTTCAGAACTGCATTATTTAGAAACTTTAGACTCTGTGACGGTTCGTCCATCATCTGATCAGTTGCATCTCTTTCTTTTGCATTCTGTTTAGCTTCCTTGTCATCAAGAGCCGGGCTCATTGCCATACTCGCTATTGAGTTTCGTGAGTTCGTGCTGATGCAGCAACCAAACGTTGCGGCAACTAAAACCTGCTCAGTTAAAAACCAAAAAGGTTGTTTCAGTTAACTTTTCCCCACTCTCAATTAACTTTTCCCCACTCTCAATATGTTTAACTTCATTTCTATGTTCAATTATACTTCTATATACCTTGCTAATTGTTGTGAATGGACTTCCATCAGGTATTTTATTACGGTATAGAGGGGAGCCTGCAAAGAAGACAATGATAGACAAAAATAGGCTGAGCATTGCAATTCCAAAGCCCCACTCCCACCCTTTGTTGTCTTCAACCCACACCACCAATGTCACTGCAATTAGGCCACCACATGAGAGGCAAAAGACGAAGTAGTTGAAGAATGTGGATCTTCTTTTCCTGCCCTGTGGGGTACTGTCATCAAACTGCTCAGCCCCATGTGATGGCAGCGACCCCTTTATGCCACCGACCCCTAATGCCACCAGATATAGTCCCGCGAACAGCATTGCTGCTTTGCCACCGCTCGCTTCTTCACACACGGCGTAATGATTTGCTTGGCGATCACATGGAGGAGGCATCAGTGATGGCATCTTAGCTTGTATCAACAATATTGCCAACCCCTGCTCAAATGCTTGGCTTTAGATTTTGCATATTGTACAAGAAActatgaaaaaagaagaagcaaAGAAGTTGACTGAGCCCCGAGGATAAGAAAAGTAGAGTTGTATGACACAGTTATAGCTTTATTACTATTATCATCTCCTCGATCAATTGTAATACATATTTTATAAAAGGATAATGGTTTGATAAATTTAACTTTGATAATGTTATCAAACTCGTCGAAGTGCCAAAGGTTGTCGTGTGGTTGTCAGTAGAAGGAGTTAATAAAACATGAAGTTGATGTCTTTTAGTTATAGAGTTACACAGACTCTTTAAACCAAACAAGGCTTACAAATCCAACTTCTCATACTAAATACCCTCTAGTCAAAGATGTCAATCGAGAACCTCAACCATaataaatattcaaaatttcagAAAGAAAAGGACAAACAAAATGGAGCATCATTACTGGAAAAGCCCTGGTAAAAGCTAGGCAGCAAAATTAGAATAAAGTAAGTCGACAAGGTAAGTTTGTGGATGATTGAGTAGGGCCGTTATAATAAGAAGAAACCCTACCCGACCCAATAAAAGGGGGTAACCGAATATGAgaataaataaattgaaatgatgGGATAGTGAGTAGTGTGAGTTAGTGTGAGTAGTAAGTAGTAAGTAGTTAATGCAATATGCCAGGTGTCAGTACTAAACAATCATATTCTCTCTTCACAATATATGTGATGTACTCACACTTACGTGTACACTCTTGTTGCCACGTGTTACATTTTCCTCTCACCTTATTGGTTGCCGCTTACCTGTTTATACGgacatcttttttctttttttcttttttttaatttttatgtcGTTTTGACCATGTAATGTCGCGTTTTATAAAGATGCTTCCTTTTCTCTCTTCATTCCTATaccatataatataatataataactAAATTAATTTAGTTATAACTTTAGTCCCTTGAAATCCCTCTATTCAAATCTCCATTCTCTTATGTTTatcatatttctttttcatACCCCCAATCCCTTACCCATAAGTCTCATATCAATTGATAAGGActactttaaatttaaaaatcataataccatagaaaattataaaaatcaggaattatattttggataatttttttttctctaaaatttaatatcaatTAGGTATGTCTTAATGtttgatgtttaatttttaattttacaagTAAAATTTTGAAGGTATACCATGATATTTTAAGGTTAACTTTTACCATTTTTCtggaatattaattaatttagtgAACGTGTATTTAAAAttaaccacaaaaaaaaaaaaaaaaaatcatttgaaagtTAGTGAACTTTATATGATCACAAAAAATCATCATGATGTTCATCCATAAGTCCAATGTtgttttttaattcaattttgaatttgtATCCTAATGCAATTGAGATAAGCACTTAGTTTAAAATATTCCTACATATTTAAAAAGTCTTCAAAGGATTCCTTATCATAAACTATGGTTGAGTCAATTCACCTAAATTATTTAATCATTATTTCCATAATGATAAATTAATCCACATCGTCATGCTCTATCTTTTAAATAATCAAGTTTTCAACGTATCCTTATTttcctaaagaaaaaaaatattaaaaataatcatACCCTACACGTCACATAATTATAATCTCTAGTTATTcataaacaaaaaatgaaagCTTCAAGTACATCTACACAATCATAATAAATAACTTTTCACTATTATAAtgaaactaaaaataataaaaaaaaaggaaaccaaGAAATGAAGAGTATATATTTCTATTTCATTCGAGCACGCGATGAACGAATGTATATCTCGATGATGTACACGCTAAACTTTGAAAGAGATATATATCAGACAGATCGGAGAGGTAACGGGGGAAGAATGAAGGAAAGATAGTTGGGAATGGGCATTAATGAAGAATCAAAGGTATACCAACTAGGGAAATATGGAAGGGCCACAAGAGATGAATAGAGGACATTTGAGATTGGAAGTGGGCAACAAATCTTAGACAAACACCATAAATGGACAACTGtacagaaaaagaaaattgtgtgtTAATAAATTTCTGACTGATGTGGACGACACTTAACGACACGTGTCCTAATAGAAAAACAGAAGTCTCATCCTCGTGGCACTCTCTCATTCGACACAACCCCTTCGGGTTAAGGACCAATAGCGTACGGATAGGGACAATACTTTAGTAAACACAATTACaaggtaaaaaaataaaaaacaagattttttgtttttcatttttgccTTTTGCATgctaatataatattttattttattttgggagAAATAAAAGGTTtcggaaagaaaaaaaaaaaacctttctttttatttcaaGTAGAAAGATTCAAATCATATCGACGTATTTTTCGTAATAACATAAGTTAGGTTCGTTTTGGATGAAAAATGTGTTTTTTGttattaaattttgaatatagtttctattaattaatttaaaataagttAGATGGTTATTACAAATTTAGTAACGGCAGTTTTCCTTTCTAGGAATgttaaaatgaaatttgaagaTAATACTAACAGACAATGATGTGAAATAACTAAAAGGAGTATTAAAAATCTTAAAACACAGAGATAAAAAACgaaaacaaatttgaaagttCCAAAGATTAAATGTTAAATGcagaaaccaaaaaaaaaagaaaaaatgtagaGGGAAGGAGGACCGACGAAATTAAAAAGCAGTTTAAAATCCGGGAGGTTTTCCTTTCTTTTGTCTTTACAACCAGGGGGGGGTATTCAACAGTTAGCTCGTGATCATCCCACCTCCTCTCCAATATTCAACTCTCcccttttattttaattaattaaacagatatatatatatatatatattcatatatattaaattaaaatatcttcattcttaattaaataatattaaagaaaaaacaagaaaagaaagaaaacttaCAAGTAATTGAATGGCAGCACTAATGAGGTAGATATGATAAGAAGTGAAAAAGGCATCAGAAAGGAAACCACCAAGAAGGGCAAGAAGGAAGGCTGTTCCCATGAAATCTGTGACATTGTTTGCTGATTTTGATGGTGAAAAGTGCATGTAATGGGATAAGTACATCACCAAGTTGCTTGCATTTGCTAAAAACGCCAAATTCTCCAATATTTCCACAactacatacatacatatacatacatacagaCATATACATATAATCAATAATCAATTAATAATCAAACCCTCTAACCAACAGGTTTCAATTTATGTTACTTCATAATAACATTAATCATACCCAAATCAAAAGATGCTGCAATGATTCCTCCATGGC
This window encodes:
- the LOC103489084 gene encoding protein NRT1/ PTR FAMILY 4.6, with the translated sequence MEIGDDHDQINRWEGYVDWRKKPALRGRHGGIIAASFDLVVEILENLAFLANASNLVMYLSHYMHFSPSKSANNVTDFMGTAFLLALLGGFLSDAFFTSYHIYLISAAIQLLGLAILLIQAKMPSLMPPPCDRQANHYAVCEEASGGKAAMLFAGLYLVALGVGGIKGSLPSHGAEQFDDSTPQGRKRRSTFFNYFVFCLSCGGLIAVTLVVWVEDNKGWEWGFGIAMLSLFLSIIVFFAGSPLYRNKIPDGSPFTTISKVLVAATFGCCISTNSRNSIASMAMSPALDDKEAKQNAKERDATDQMMDEPSQSLKFLNNAVLNKPFHSALECTVKEVEEVKIVLRILPIFACTIILNCCVAQLSTFSVEQASTMDTKIGSFKVPPASLPIFPILFIMFLAPIYDHLIIPFSRRITKTETGITHLQRIGVGLLFSIGAMAVAAAVETKRKRVATENGLLDSAQPLPITFLWIAIQYLFLGSADLFSLAGSLEFFFTEAPASMRSLATSLSWASLAMGYYLSSVIVSIVNNVTDNSDHQPWLSGRNINHYHLERFYWLMCVLSGLNFVHYLFWAMQYKYRPKSQQ